One Mycolicibacterium sp. TUM20985 genomic window, TCGGGCATCCCCATCTTGGTGGTGTCGGTGACGACGCGGACGCGGCCGTGCGACGCGACTCCGACACCGCCACCCATCACGATGCCGTCCATGATCGCCACGTAGGGCTTGGGATAGGCGGCGATGTAGGCGTCGAGGACGTATTCGTCGTGCCAGAACGACCGCGCCTCGGAGCCGTCGCCCTTGGCGCTGTGGTAGATCGCGATGACGTCACCGCCTGCGCACAAGCCGCGTTCGCCCGCACCCGTCAGCAGAACAGTGCGCACCGAGTCGTCGTGAGCCCAGTTCCTGAGAGCCTTCTCAAGCTCGGTGACCATGTCGTGGGTCAGCGAATTGATGGCCTTCGGCCTGTTCAGAGTGATGCGGCCGACGCCGTTCTCGACATTTACTAGGATGTCCTCGTTTCCTGCCACGGCTTGCAATCTAGATCGTCGCCCCAGGGGTAGGCGACACGGGTAACCTTTCTCAACGAGTTCACAGTTTCAGTGATGAGGCCGGGAACCGGTCCGCGTCGCCGCACGTTGACTCATTGTTCGTCAATGTTCGTCACCAGACGAGCCTTTAGCACACGAGAGGAACCGACGGTGCGCGAAAGCAGCAACCCGGTATTCCGTTCCCTGCCCAAGCAGCAGGGCGGATACGCCCAATTCGGTACCGGTGCCGCCGGCTACGGCGCGGCAGCGGTACAGGCTGATCCCTATGCGGCGCAGCCCTACACCGACCAGTCGAGCCAGGTCTCCCGGCCGCTGACCATCGACGACGTCGTCACAAAGACCGGAATCACGGTGGCCATCGTGGCCGCGGTCGGCGTGGTGTCGTACTTCCTGGTGTCGCAGAACCTCGGGCTGATGATGCCGTTCACGCTCATCGGTGGCCTTGGTGGCTTCGCGTTGGTGATGATCGCGACGTTCGGCCGCAAGCAGGACAACCCGGCCATCGTCCTGAGCTACGCCGCGCTCGAGGGCCTGTTCCTTGGGGCCGCGTCGTTCCTCTTCGCGAACGTGGTCTCTACGGGTGGCCCCGGGATGATCGCGCAGGCGATCTTCGGCACCATCGGTGTGTTCATCGGCATGCTGGTCGTCTACAAGACCGGTGCCATCCGCGTCACGCCGAAGTTCACGCGGATGCTCGTCGCCGCGCTGTTTGGCGTCATGGCGATCGCTCTGCTCAACTTCGTCCTCGCCATCTTCGGCGTCGGCGGCGGCGAGGGCTTCGGTTTGCGCAGCGGTGGCCCGTTGGCCATCATCTTCTCCTTGGTCTGCATCGGGCTGGCGGCGTTCATGTTCCTGATCGACTTCGACTCGGCTGACCAAATGGTCCGCGCCGGCGCCCCGTCGAAGGCCGCATGGGGCATCGCGCTCGGGCTGACCGTGACGTTGGTGTGGCTGTACCTCGAAATCCTGCGACTGCTCAGTTACTTCCAGAACGACTAGCAGTCCTACCCCGGGAAGCCCGTTCGCGAATTGCGAACGGGCTTTCTGCTGTTTTGAGGCGTTCATTCACAGTGCGCGATCCATCCCCAAATCGCGCGCTGGCAATGGATTCGACGCGGACGCCGCTGCACCGTGAAGAGATGAACGTCTACGGCGTGCCCTTCCTCGGGACGGAGGCGCTTGCCGCCGGCGCAGTCAACAAGCATCAGCTGCGGACTCGCTATCGGTCCGTGTTCCCAGGCGTGTATGTGGAGCCC contains:
- a CDS encoding Bax inhibitor-1/YccA family protein, which translates into the protein MRESSNPVFRSLPKQQGGYAQFGTGAAGYGAAAVQADPYAAQPYTDQSSQVSRPLTIDDVVTKTGITVAIVAAVGVVSYFLVSQNLGLMMPFTLIGGLGGFALVMIATFGRKQDNPAIVLSYAALEGLFLGAASFLFANVVSTGGPGMIAQAIFGTIGVFIGMLVVYKTGAIRVTPKFTRMLVAALFGVMAIALLNFVLAIFGVGGGEGFGLRSGGPLAIIFSLVCIGLAAFMFLIDFDSADQMVRAGAPSKAAWGIALGLTVTLVWLYLEILRLLSYFQND